CTGCCAACTGAAGAGGATGAACGCCTAAAAATCACGCAGGCAAGTGCCAAAAGCACAAGCAAAGCAAGAAATCTGGATCTTTTTTTGAACAAAAACCAAAGGAATCGTATTCCCATGGCAGAATTGATCTAACAAGTCAAATCAATTCGAGCTAAGCAGAATTGCATTCAAGCTGCGTACTCACTAAAGTGAATTGAAATGATGTCCAGCGCGTGCTCATCAACCCAAACGAACTTCCTCTCAAGCAAGCCGCAAATCAATGCCAAGCGCTGCTGAGCAACAAAAGAGTATTGGTCTGTAGCAAAAACCGATTGACCTTAGCTGCATTATGTCTTTGCACACCAATTCTCCAATCACTGATTGGAGGGGCAACGACTGAAGATGAAGGCTTAGATTTGCAGCTTAAATTTAATCCAGACATCTTGATCACAAGCGAAGATCTTGAAAAAGGCTATGGAATTCGTCTTGTGGAAAGGGTTAAACAACACAATCCAAAGATCACAACGCTTATTTTTCTAGGGCGAGAAACAACCGACGTTGTTCATGAAGCCATGGATGCTGGAGCAGACGGGGTCATGTTCGTCTCATCGGTAGGATCGGGAAACGGAGACTTCATTAAGGCACTCACTACAACTAACGATGGTGGTGTGTACTACCCAAAATCAGTTCGTGCTGCAGCTACGGCCAAGGTCAAACAACCACCTGAGCTCATTGATCCACTATCTGAACGGGAGCGTGAGGTTCTTCGCTGCATTATTCAGGGAATGAAAAATTCAGAAATTGCAGAATCATTATTCCTTTCTTCAGAAACGATCAAAAGCCACGTCAGCACAACAATCCAAAAACTAGGGGTTAGAGACAGAACTCAAGCTGCTGTGTTTGCTCTCACTCATGGTTTGGTCGACGCCGATCTTTAGATTTCAACTTGTGATAGACATGTGACAACTACAGACAAATCACCACAACAAACCATCTAAGGTCATAATGCTCTGCATTGAATTCTCTGGCGTTGTTATACTGTTTATGCGTAGAAATGAATCTTCCCGATCCTGTAGGGCGAAGAATTAGGTCAGAGCTTTTAAAAGCTTTTTGAACAACTCTGGGACAATTGCTCTTCTGGTCAAGAGAAAAGCAGTCATGTTGAAACATCCAGCACACCCGGACCGGACTGACTCGCGGCAAAAGCATTGAACCCTTAGAGTATTTATACTTAATCGAACTCCATGACCAGTTCCAGTCTGCTTGTTCTTTTTGTCAGTTTTTCAACTGCCTGCCTCGTGCTGAGCATTTACAAAATCAACCAGACAGCTCAATGAGTCGACGCTGACGATTGTGCCGACGGAATTCTGGCCAAAAGATGATTTTTGGCAAGAGTCACACTCACATCACACTCCAATTGATCAAGGGTTGTATTCCCAGTGCGATCAAAAGACTAACAATTAATCCTACAGAGGCTTTTCCGACATCGCCGCCAATCACCTTCACAAGGCTTCCATGTGCCTTGTTCGTGAAAACAGTAGTTTGTTGAATCTCTCTAATGCGCAGGGCTAATTCCCGGCCTGCGAGTAATCCAAGAAACACCCAGGTTGTACTTAGAGGGAAACTACTAACAAACGCTTCATACAGTAAACAAATTCCAAACATGAAGTCGATGACACTTGCTGATCGCAAATCCGACGTATTTGTTTTTGAACGCAATACACCCTGAATCGGCCCCCCTCCAATCACGATGAGCATGCAAAGACCCATACAAAGAATTAGAGTACATACACACATCGAAATGAGATTGAGGTTACGTGGTAGATAAACAAAGATATTCGCCATGTCCTGAACCAACCACATACTCCATAAAAAACCAGTCGAAAACCACTGGATTGCATACCAAATTTTGTTGATCTCTTTTGAATCCTGATTTCGTCTAAAAATCCATCGTTCTAAAAGCCATACTCCCAAGCCCCAGGCAGCAAGACCGAGAAACAGTGCCATGACATATCCGGAAATTGAACTCCCTAAAAGTCTTCCAATGTTTTCAGGGACGAAAGAGGAAAGCACCAGAAATGAAGTACTCACGGGTGCACCCCAAGCCGTCAGAGCCAACACTGCAATCGGAGGAATAATGTAAGCCCAGGTGAAGGGTTCAGGTACTGGAAATGACTCAAGACGACCCCAAGCAGGTTCACCTTGATTCACCGACCAACCCAGAAAAAGTACGGCAATCGTGAGACCACAAACAAAAACCATCTGAACACTCCTGGGCGTTCGCTGCCGATTCGAAGCGATATACGTGCCGAGTGTTTGCAGAGAGTCATTGGAAACAACCGAAAAGGCTGCAAGCAGAAACCCGATGATCATCCAGACATTGATATCAATCACCAACAGGACTGCTTACTGACATCGTTCGATCATCGCATCGCCCGCAGACACTCCAGGAAGGGAGTAAAAACACAAAGCCATCAGGAGGACATTCGTCAGAGGCTGCGAAACAGCGCTTTGATGGCTGAACAACACAGCTTACGGCGAAGTTTTTGACCTCAGTCAGTCGTTGTTCGCTATCGATGATTGGTGCCAGCTCAAGAAAGGTCTATGAGCTTCCCCGGCCACGCCATAAATCGCTGTTGCCATCGACATAGTTTGGAACGAAGCAGCATCCAAGCAGTCGTGGAGCACTTCGGCAGGTCGATGAAGCAACTTTGGATCAATTCCGGTGCTTGCGCATCAGGAGCAACAGCAGGCGACAACATGGAGCGCCTTTACATTTCGCAGCAAGAGGTTCAAACTTTCAACGGCAAAATCATCCCGTTCGGAATCATGGACCCGCTTGTTCTGAGGGTTAACTTTCAAGCAGCCTGCTTCTCGCCCTGGCTCTACAAAAGCCAATAAGCAATTCGCTGCTCAACAGCTCGTGGCCTGCCTTAATTGCACTAGCACAAACAGGCTCAAGCTAATTTGGCATAGCTGTGAACTTCCAATGTAAGATCTTGCACATACCAAGGGTCATCAAGAATCCAATCAGCGCATACAAGTCGAGGGGTAGTCCTTCGGTAAGTCTTCCCCCCATTCGTTATGAGGAAGTTTATTAAATGGTGAAGGGTAAACCTGCTTGACCATTTGAAAACGACTGGGAGCTTCCGAATCATTCGGATCGTAATCAATGATCCAAAAATAATCATAGTTGTCATTCCATTTCTCTGGAACTCCCTCTAATTGGTCAAGATTCAGCAGCTGACGAAGAGTGACTTTCTGAGCTGAATACAGCCGCTCTAATCTTGGGCTAGCGATGTGGTGGTGTTCCCAGAACATCAAAACAATACGGTCGTGCCATCTGGGATTTCCGAGTACATCTGCTGCAGCTGCCCGAGTAGCACTGTTTTTTTCTGAAATTTTTGTCATGCCATTTTCACCAGGCATTGCTGCATAAGTCTTGATTGGCAGCGCCCAGCTGACAGCAGTCTGACCTGCCGTTTCAAGCGTATGCAGAGTGATCGCAAAAATTGCAGCAGGTGCCTGACCTTCAAGCAGTGACTGATCCGTCGCGTTCTGGCCAAGATAATGTTGGCGTAACGCAATCGCCCGTCTCAACCCAATCCCACAAAGCGCATGAGAATTTGCCTTTTCGCCATGACGCAGAAGAATAATCCGACGAGGCACGGCCCGTACAGATGGTCCATGCAGAATGATGACAGTGCAGAGGAAAGCTGCCGCCGTCAGTATGCCTAGCCATTTAGGTCTTTTTGCACATGTCACCGATCAATCCTGTCTGGACTCCATTGGTAGCAGCGCACGAATCACTTGAGTGTGGAAGCTGGCCGACCAATGCTCAGAATCAGCCAACAGACTTGAGCCCTGAATAGCCAAAAAACCATTCAAAGCTCTCCTGAAAGACAGGAGCAGTACAACTGTTTCGCAATCATCTAGTTAGCAAGCCAACGCGTGATCACCGTTCCGTCGTAAACATGGCCAGAGGCCTCAACAATGGGTTTGGTCTGCGGGTTCGTGAAAATGTCATACAGAACATTTTCCTGACCTTGAAACATCACAGTTGCCCTCTTCGGGTCCTCTTTAGAAACACCAAGATAAAAGATCTTGACACCCATTTCTAAGAACATCGCCTGCTAATCAGGTGCTTCCATATGGTCTCTGTACTCTTCGAAGGTCTTGCTGAGCTTGAAATCAAGAACAGTGGTTTCAATCATCGCCAACAAGAGAAAAGAAGTATTTCGCAAAGGATATTCACTTAGAGCAATGATGGCGAAGGTCGATTCAAGGGCGCACTCGTCGCACCTAGCTCGAACAGGTGTGCATTGGCCCACACACTCTGCTGTTTTTCTAGACGACAGCTAACCCTTGAAGAGTAGGCGTGTGGCAAAGACAACGATGGAGAGAGGCTTGCAGACAGATCGAAAAGCTTGGCCATGTGAGCCCTCAGTGGCATTCACAGCTCAGGACATCAAGCCGACGCCAACCGGCAACTCAACCAAGTGGAAGCAGCTCTGGGCCCAGTCCCAGCATGCCTATCGCGGTGGGACAGCGTTTGACAAAATCTGAGCCAACCGTGGTTGAAATTTTGAGCTGCCCCCTTACTGCAGCATGAGTAAAAATTGTCATTGCACCTTGACTGTTCCCGAGGCATTTCTAGAACTCTGAAAGAGGCACGATTCGTATGGAAATCCACACTGCCCACGCCGAACCAATTGGTGAGTTCATTCGTGAGGGACATCACAAACCATTTCGTGCTTTGGCTTGCCCAATTGGCCCCAGCTGCAAACTTGCAGGACCTAAAGCACCGGCCCAAGAGAGCTAAGGCCGAGAGACAGACGTCACTGGCAAGTGATTCTCGAGCAATCAGTCAAAACTGAGATTTCGCAGTGGCGAAAGAGAGACCCGCCATTCGACAACACAATTCAACTTGTGCACTGGTCTCAATTCAGATGCCTACATGGGCGCTATAGCAAATTTCAAGTGAGACCACAAAAATTGAGAGCATTTCAGACTTGATCTTGCTTTTGATACGCCTGAGTGCATTCATTTTTATTCACCAACCAAAACAAATTTTATGATAAAAAGAAAGGATTGGGAATGATGAAGCCAGCAATACCTGGATCATTAAATTTTGGCAAAAATCGCCGAAGTCTTTCTGTTAAGTGCAGCACCATGCAATCCTCCTTATCGAGCCAGCTGGCGTTGGTTGGTTGAAAAGCAAAGGAAAGGGCTGCTCTCGATGCTTTTGGATTCATTGCGAACTGCCAGCTCAACTATCCAGAGGTAAAAAATGTATTGAGAAGCTTCAAAGACGAGAACAGAGCGTGTGAGACGCGATGATCAAGGAGCACTCAGCTTCGATTGATGGCTTCTAAGTTCTTCCACGTTCACCATGAGTTTCGGGCTGGGAAATCCCAGCAATGGTGGGAGACTGCTCAAAACGCAATGGCTCCGGGCGGAGGCTGGGATGATGCAGTCGCCAACAACTTGAAGGCTGGTTTCTATAACCACTGCTTCTGCCCTGTTGGTCCTGAAGGCCCAGCGTTCTGCATCTGGGAAGTGCGTGAAGGCATCACTGCTCAGGAGTTCCAGGACTTCATCGATGGTCCAAACGGTGTGAACTTTGGACTTGGTGCCTGGATGAATATCTGCAAAGAGATCAACGTTGAGCTGGCTGGAAATCCCCCTTACCCGCGGAAATTCTGAACACCACTGGCACATTGACCTGGATCAACCCCGGGTCAATTCATCCAAAATTCGGCTTTGGCCATCTCAAGGCGACCTGGTCGACAGGACATGCCGCCTCCTCATCGCTTCGGTCTCTGAGCGATGAAAGCGATTCGTGAGATCAGGGCCTAGTGAACCGAATCAAACGTGATTCCCATGACTCTTGTGAGAAAGAGATAGCCGCCCCAAGTGATGACGTTCAGTCCGATCACCCAGAACCAGACAGTTTTTGTGGTTTTGCTGCTGTCTTCATCCATGAGTCCTCTGCTCATCAGCCCGTTACCAGCACAGGGTGCTGATCAATCACTGCTCAGGCGGCAGTCTGCTCAGTCGTGTTGCGAAGGACCTTCTCTTGAAGTTGCTTGACAGCGCAAAGAGCCTCATGGGCAGGCCAGCCATGGTTGTTCATCAACTCCTCCACCAGATAGTCAGGAGAGTTGGAGATTCGAGCGTTGAGATCAGCCACAGCCCTGTCGTCACGGGCTAATGCATCGAGTCGGAGTGATCGCAGTTTTTGAATACTTGGCTGATTCATGCCCATACTCTGCATGTTGGCGGTGCCTGAGCGCCATCAAATGACAATCGAACAAAGATCAAAGGGGCGCGCCCGGGGCTGAGGCACTGTGTTCTGAACTGGTGGTGGGGCCCTTCCAGGCCCCATGAGTCATTTGGGTGATAAGGCTGACTTCACCCCATCTCCCTTAAAGGGTCAGGCAGCAACAGGGGCTGCTTGACGGGAGAAACGAACGATGTTGTTCGCAGTTACGGGTTTGCTCTTACCGAGCAGGCTTCAGTCACCCTCCTCATGCCCCGTCGAAACCATTGCAGCCCCG
Above is a window of Synechococcus sp. BIOS-E4-1 DNA encoding:
- a CDS encoding response regulator transcription factor, whose protein sequence is MLINPNELPLKQAANQCQALLSNKRVLVCSKNRLTLAALCLCTPILQSLIGGATTEDEGLDLQLKFNPDILITSEDLEKGYGIRLVERVKQHNPKITTLIFLGRETTDVVHEAMDAGADGVMFVSSVGSGNGDFIKALTTTNDGGVYYPKSVRAAATAKVKQPPELIDPLSEREREVLRCIIQGMKNSEIAESLFLSSETIKSHVSTTIQKLGVRDRTQAAVFALTHGLVDADL
- a CDS encoding histidine phosphatase family protein, which produces MPRRIILLRHGEKANSHALCGIGLRRAIALRQHYLGQNATDQSLLEGQAPAAIFAITLHTLETAGQTAVSWALPIKTYAAMPGENGMTKISEKNSATRAAAADVLGNPRWHDRIVLMFWEHHHIASPRLERLYSAQKVTLRQLLNLDQLEGVPEKWNDNYDYFWIIDYDPNDSEAPSRFQMVKQVYPSPFNKLPHNEWGEDLPKDYPSTCMR